Sequence from the Bos javanicus breed banteng chromosome 11, ARS-OSU_banteng_1.0, whole genome shotgun sequence genome:
CTCTGCCGGGTGTCGGCGCAGGGACTCGCATCCCGGGGGAGCGCGACCGACTGGGGCCCCAGGAACGCCCGTCTTGACTCTGAAGCGCGGATGgacgctggactgccagggcctCTGCCCGAGTCCGGGGTGGAGAGCGTTGGCCGACTTGGGCTGGGGCAGTGACTGacagatcagtcttgggtgggcagtgggggctgggggtagggcaggggcggggccgggccgtTAAAGGGGAAGAGACGCCTGTTTGCTCCAAGCGCGGGCAAGACTGGCCGGCGGGAGTGGTGAGGGTGTTGGAGGGGGGAAGGTGGCGAGTGTGTTATGAACTTGCACGGGAGGGGCCAGAGCTCCGGCCGCTGCGCGCTGAGTCAGCCGAGATGCGCAAGGCGACTCCATCCTCACTGGCCTCCGCCTCTGGGTTTCCTCTCCTCACCAACTTCCTTGCAGGTGCCGCCTCCCACAGCCCCCACTCTTCGCCTCCCGATGGGTCCAGCCTGACGACTCCCGGATTCGTTGTGGCCCCCGCCTAAATGCTCTCGAAGACCAAATTTCGTTGTGGCTTTCTGGCTGCGATGGGAAGCGGCTGGGGAACGGCGCCGGCGAGTTGGAGGCTGGGGAAGAGGACAGTTGGAGGTGTGGCGGGGTGTCCGGTGAGCTAGGGCGGGGAATCACTGGGCCAGTGATCCTGGTGCTACTCCCGGCCTCTCCCGTAGGGGCCCCAGCTTCTCTCCGGAGCGCCAGTAATGGGCGTCCAGTGTTTCTTAGAATTTCGATTTCCGTAGATCGGTGTAAAGCGGACCGGTGGTTGTACCCGAGCCAATTTAGGTCTGTGAGGACTTGGGGCTGGCGTTCTGCCCCCGACAGGGAACCAGCAACGCGGACTCTGCGCCCCGGCTCTTCGCCCAGGAAGTCTATTCTCACACACTCCTGCCCAGCCTCCAACGAAATCGCCACAGGCGACACTTGGAACCTTACTGAAGTCCTCGGAGGATCCCAACCGCCTCATTTCACAGAGCTGCTTCACCCCACCCAAGCCCAGGAAATTGGGCCTGGAGCGTGTCAGAGAAGGGCGGTGGGGAAAGCCCGAAGCCGCTCAGCGACCTTGTGACCTCTGGCCGCGGACCCAGGAGCTGGGAGCGTGTGAACTCTGCATCCTTCCCCGGGATGGGACCCCGGGCCTGCCGGGCCCCTGAGCCTTAGACCCGCCCCTGCCGCCACCCGGCCCGGTGCAGGCCGCCATAATCGGGTTAGCTGGGTCGGAATTACATTACCTTCCCCGGCCCGCCCCGGccccgggggttggggggggaatCCTGGCGCCTCTGAGCCGGTGAGACTGGGCGCCTGGAGGCGGATGTTCTTACCATCCCTCGGAGGGTGGGCACCCGATGAGCAGCTTGACTTGTCTCAGACACATGGTGGCCAAAGGACCCTGCCCTGCTGTGGCAGTCCTTAGCCCCTCCACCGCAGCCCACTCAGGTGCTCTGATCCTGACTGCCAGTGACCCTTGTGAGCTGAAGTGCCTTCTAAGTCTAATAGCTGGGTCTCCCTGGGAGCACGGATCTTCCAGTTGATTCTCCAGGATCTTCTGGGGAAAACTCTGCCCCTCCTTTCTCCCTAGCAGATGGGCTGGCAGCCTGGAGCCTAGGGCAGGGTAAGAGGTCTTTTCTCTCAAGGGAACCAGGAGTGATATTTGGGCATCTGGGCAGGAAgataaggaagaggaagaagggctTTCTCCCCACACAAAACCTCAGTGTTCGCAGAAGCCTCAAGGTGAAGGCTGAGGCAGGGAACAATGGGGCAGGGAGGCAGTGGGCATTAATAACACGCAACATCCTCCCCAGACTTGTCTACCTTCATCACGCATTTATCCAGCTCTCCCCCACCCTGCCAACAATCTTCTGAAAGGGTTGAGGGTGGGGAGGTACTGCCCTTTGGTAACTGTTTTTGTCTTGGTGCAGAAGACAAATAATATCATCTTCCCTAAGCCTTCACAGaactccaagcatcttttctcagCAGGTAAGGGCTTGGACTACTAGACAGCATGAAACCTCTGCTGTTCAGGCAAACCCTTCATAGATAGCATGGGTTGGATTCCCCTGGATGAGAACAAAGAGCCTGGGGAGACAGTAAATTAAATAACTCTGAAGAGGACTGGCTGGCAGGTTAGGAATTTGTCAGTCCCTTTTCCCACTCCcttgggggcttctcttgtggctcagctggtaaagagtctgtttgcaatgcaggagacctaggttagatccctgggttggaaagatcccctggggaagagaaaggttacccactccagtattttggcttggagaattccatgcaaagagttggacatgactgagcatctttcactttcttttgccaCTCCAGAGGTGGGTCCCTAGGAGGAGAGAGTGGGCACTAGTGTGTCTCCAATCAAGCTGAATAAAATCCTTCTTGAATAAATCAATGCAAGTGAAAAACGTAGCATCGTGCAGACCTTTATACCTCCTTATTCTACATCCTGCCTCGAGGTCAGCACAGATGGCTGTGCCACCCAGAGATTGCCCAACTGATCCTTAGAGGAGAATGGGCACAAAcctggtagtgtatatatatatatatatatatacacacacacacgcacatattctggaaatttaaaaaaagatttcagtGCTCTGCTTCAAGGACAAAAGGCATCCAGTTCTGTCAGCCAAAGTTCTAGGAGTTTCTCAGTTTGCCTCCACCTTGCTGATTCCCTGACTCTATGAAAAGCATGGTTCCTATTGGTTTGTGTTGAAGAGAGGCTCTGGAGTCAGCACCCCCATCTCTCATAGGGACTTCCTGGGATCCATGTCACCATATCTCACATGCATGTAGCTGCCCAACTCTTCAAACCTGCAGCTTCACAGGGAGAGGCCACACTCCTAGCCTGTTTTCCTGCATCTTCTCTTCCATCCTGCTCTTGGTGCAGTATTCCATGGTTGAGGTGGTTCCCACTCCTATatcatcagtttcctcatcaactTAGTCCCTCCTACTACCAACTGTCTAGGTCTCTACTGTCTGGACAAAGTTTTTGCCCAACTCTTCAAGAgaaattatgtttctttttctcctttactgcCCATATCCATTGTCTCCATTTCCtcagtatttattcttttaatccaCTGTAAGTTAGCTTCACTACATGGACCCTATCTCAGAGATATCCAGTATCCAGTGTCTATTATCCAAGACTTCTCTGACATGTTTTACTTTGTTGACCATCAACTCTTTCTTGAGGTATCCCTTCTTTTGGCTCCCATAATATTGTATTATTCTACATCTTTGGACATTCACAGTTGCTGCTTATCTTTTTCCTCCACTGACTTTTCTTCTTCCACTGAAGACTGTGAGCATTCAGAGCTCAGACTTCAGCTTTACCCATATCTACATCTGCTCAGTTTTCATCCTTTCCAATAGTTCCATCTAATATATCTACCCAGAAAACTCTGTGACCTCAGTCCCTGGTTGCGACCCTTGCTGTGCTCCATCCCACTATTCTAGTCTTCTGGCCAGCTCTACCTGCTTTTGCTCTAGCCACCTTAGTCCAACAAGCTGGAGGAAATGCTTCCCCCGAAGCTCCTTATTCACTTCCTCCTATTattctttgaaatgtttcataCACAGCCCTTCCTTTCCATTTCCACAGATAAAACCCTAATataggccaggcttccctggtggctcagtggtaaagaatctgtctgccagtgcaggagacacgggttcaatttctggttcaggaagatcccacatgctccggAGCCATGCTCTAGCTAAGCCTGCGTGCCActagtactgagcctgtgcttgtagggtccaggagccacaactactgagcctgtgcatgCCTTAGAGCCCAtcttctgcaacaagagaagccaccacacactgcaactagagcgtggccccccactcaccacaactaaagaaaagcctgtgcagcaatgaagactcagcacagtaaaaatatattctttaaaaaaaagcctaatataggccatcatcaccaccacccataTTCATGTGTTCATCCACAAAATTTTGATTGAAGGTACTATGTGCTTGGTACTACGTACTAgctactgtgtgcctggcactggaAATATAGTTGTaaacacaacaacaaaagtccTACCACTGAATAGCTTACATTCCAGTGGGGGAGgcagttgaaaaagaaaatgtataccaTATACTCAGAAatgctaagaagaaaaataaagcaaggaagGGGGTGGAGTATAAGAGTAGGAGATGATGATTTATCTAGATTGATCACAGAAGGCCTCATGGAGTAAAGACCTGAAGGAAGAAAAGGGCCATTTGGATATCTGAGCATTTCAAGTAGGGGACACCAGTAGGTATACTGGTGTACCTGCAGAAAAAACAGTGGGAGATCCTGTGTGTTTGGAGAGACTGAGTGACTGTGAGAGACCAAGCAGTCTTGAAGGCTTTTATTCTAATTGGAAAATGACTGGATTGTTTTAAACAGAAAAGACAcctgatttttacattttaaacaacTTTAAGGTAAAAGTGACATACAGTAAGCTGTACATAAAATGTGCAATTTCATACACTGATAAATGTGTACACCCATGAAACCATCAACACAATCCAGATAATAAGCATCTGTCAACTCAAGAAAACTTTCTatgtatccttttggattttGATTCATGTTTTACCAGAATCACTGTGAGCTGCTATGTTTAGACTAGGCTAAAGAGGGTAAAAGTAGAAGCAAGAAAGCAGGcaagaagccactgcagtcaCCCAGAGAAGAGATAATGGCATCTTGGAACAGGGAAGTAAGCagtggctatgctgctgctgctgctgctactgctgctaagtcgcttcagtcgtgtccaactctgtgcgaccccacagacggcagcccactaggctcctctgtccctgggattctccaggcaagaatactggagtgtgttgccatttccttctccagtgcgtgaaagtgaagtcgctcagtaaatgtccgactcttagcgaccccatggactggagcctaccaggctcctccgtccatgggattttccagacaagagtactggagtggggtgccattgccttctctgaagcagTGGCTATAGCgagtagttatttttaaaaatcacttatctCATAACTCCTTGCCTCTAATTCACTCTGAAGATAAATGAATATGTTTCTTTCATAGGATAACcccctttcttcagaaaagttttttttttttttccctattgccCTCACACTAAAGTCCCAACTCCATAAGGTTCTGCTTCTTCTCATTCTTCTCTATCATCGCTCTCAAATCTACACCTTATCCTCTTTCAGACCTCTCTCCactgtgcttttcttttctatttccacCACACTTCTTTCCCCTACTCCCAATCTCTAATTGTGCCCACACAAAGACCCACTTCCTCCAGAAAGTTTTTCCCCGTCTCCGCTGGTATCTCTCGCTTCTTGATTGTCCAACTGTACTTGATGTTAATACTCCACAGTAATCTTATCCTTGTTTTCGTTGGATTTTGAATCCCACTTTTTAGAAAGTACCTAGGGACGTCGGTGTACCAGGTCTAGTGCCCCTGCATCCTCCCCAAGTATGGGACTGGATCTATGCCAGGCAGGAGCTCGCTGCCTCAGCGTGTCCATGTGTGGTAGTGTCCTAGccgtcctcccctcctccttgggCATCTGCTCTGCATTAGTCTGTCCCAGGCCTCCGCAGGCGCCGATGATTGAATCATCATCATTAACCAGGGCCTGCCCCCCCAACCTCGGCGGCAGAAGGGAGTGATGGGGGTGGGCACGATCACTACCAAGTCCCTGGGGTCCCTCCTTCCCCGCCACCCTCTACGAGATTCCGCAGAGCTCCAAGAAACCTCCGCTGTGGAGGGGGCACAAGGCCTGCCATCGGGATGAAGCTCCGTAATGCGGGCGCGTAGTAGGACACAAGCAGGGGACCCGGAGGGGTTTCTTTTATCAGGGACGTCGCCCCAGGAGATCGACAACCCTGAGTGGTGGCGGGCGGAGACCGCCGGGCCTTTGGGGTAGAAGGCGGCAGTCTTTTGCAGGCTCCAAAAGTCAGTCCCGAGATCATGTAGGGTCTACTATGACGATTACTACAGAAGGTCGAGGAGATAGGACCCCTTCCCACGAACCCCCTGGACTCCCTAATTACAGAttgaggagggggaggggccagTGGGGCTCAGGTGAGCACACGGGGAGAAAGGACATGGGCGGAGCCTTACAGAGGGTCAGCGAATCCGAAAAGACCTAAGCCTTCGTTGCGGGGCGACAAGTCCCGCCCCGCAGGCGGCACCGGAAGTAGCAGGCCGAGATCAGCCTTTAAGATGGCGTCTCCTCAGGGGGGCCAGATTGCGATCGCGATGAGGCTTCGGAACCAGCTCCAGTCAGTGTACAAGATGGACCCACTACGGAACGAGGTGAAGGGGCGGCAGGGTTACCACTGCGATCGGTTAGCAGTGCGAACTGGGGCCGGCTAGAGGACGGGCGGTGGCTGGCAGGGCGCCCAGTGCGCCTGCGCAGAGACAGGGTGCCCAGTGCGCCTGCGCGATTGCGATTGGGTTGCCAAACTCCAGGCTAAGACGCCTGCGCATTGCGCCGCTGACGTTTTGTAGgctcccctgggaaaggaaggtCGGGTGAGTCAGGCTGGAGAGAACCCCTGCTGTGCACGGAGCCCTCTGCTGGGCGGAGGGGGTGTGTCAACCCCCTGGGAGCTAATCAGCTGACGGCGCTGGGTGCAGAGTTGGCGGTGGGCTCTGATGAGTGGCGACTTCCAGATCGTGAAGGCACACGGGTTGGGGTTGGGGAAATGATCGTTGACGGAAGGTGTGTCCGCAGGAGGAAGTACGAGTAAAGATCAAAGACTTGAACGAGCACATCGTCTGCTGCCTGTGCGCTGGCTACTTCGTAGATGCCACCACCATAACAGAGTGTCTTCATACGTGTGAGTGCCCAGAACCCTGGCTGTTTCTTCCAAGCCCAATATCCCACTAAGCTGGCTGTCAGCCTCTAGGCTGCTTGCCCTAACCACCCAGGAAACGCAGCCAGCCTATAAACCCAAGTTTTCAGAGGGCTTGAGAGtctgcctttctcttcttgcAGTCTGCAAGAGTTGTATTGTGAAGTACCTCCAAACCAGCAAGTACTGCCCCATGTGTAACATCAAGATCCATGAAACACAACCACTGCTCAACCTCAAACTGGACCGGGTCATGCAGGACATCGTGTACAAACTAGTGCCAGGCTTGCAAGACAGTGAGTAACCACCTTGACTTTGAGGGGCCTCTAGAGCACTCTTGCTGTGTGGCAGCTTGAGGTGGCAAGGGCTTTGGTAAAGAGGTTGACAGCTCAAGGAACAAAGAATGAGAGAGGGCTTATATTTTACTTCCCATACTACCCTCTTCTAGGTGAAGAGAAACGCATCCGAGAATTCTACCAGTCCCGAGGCTTGGACCGGGTCACCCAGCCCAGTGGGGAAGGTATGTTGCTTGGTAGCAGGAGGGTAAGGTAAAGCCCCCAGAGCATTCCTCCTGCCCAGATTTGCCCCCTGGGGAAAATGGAGTGTGGAACACCTGCCACTTTCCTTGTTACTCTGTCTTTCTCAGAGCCAGCCCTGAGCAACCTTGGCCTCCCCTTCAGCAGCTTCGACCACTCAAAAGCCCACTACTATCGCTATGATGAGCAGCTGAGCCTATGCCTGGAGCGGCTGAGGTGAAGGATAGGTCATGGGCTATCTGAAGTGACAATGACAATGACCCAGAGCCAGGGAGGGGCCCAGGGAGAAGGCGAGCAGTAAGGGAATGTCTTCCATTCAAGAGAGTATATCCTAGctctgggtggggggcaggggaaaaGCCAGGGCTCCCTAACCTGTGTGTGTTTCCTCCCAGTTCTGGCAAAGACAAGAATAAAAGCATCCTGCAGGTaagaggggctgaggggagggccTCTCTAAGGAGACTCACCACTCCATGACCCTTCCCTCACACATCTTGTCTTCTTcctgtccctcccaccccccccccaccaacccccagAACAAATATGTCCGGTGTTCTGTTAGAGCTGAAGTTCGTCATCTCCGGAGGGTCCTGTGTCATCGCTTGATGCTAAATCCCCAGCATGTGAGTATTcccatgtagattttttttttgaggggacgGAAAGGGGTAAGAAAAGGAGGAACAGAGTCAACGGTAGACTTGGTAGTTCTTGACCTGGGCAAGAGAATAGTTTCTGAAACTTTGCCCGTCTCCTTCCCAGGTGCAGCTCCTTTTTGACAATGAAGTTCtccctgatcacatgaccatgAAGCAGATATGGCTGTCCCACTGGTTCGGCAAAGTAAGGCAGTGCCAAGGCAGTCCCCAGGGCAGAGGTGGGCTGAGGGGGCCTTCTGGGTAAGAACATTTCCACTGACTACTTCTTCCCATTGTTTTTTCCTTAGCCATCCCCTTTGCTTTTACAATACAGcgtgaaagagaagaggaggtAGGGGCCAAGCCCCCACCCTTccttgtcccctcccctccccagataTTTATGTGAAATTAACTTcggctttattttttgaaataaaaacttgaaaaaagcaGCTCTCCTTGCCCTGTTTTGTTCTGCCACACACCCCTGCTTTATCCTGTGTCCTGCTTCCCTGTTGAGAAGTCTTCTTGAGTTTCATCGAAAAGGAGGACCTTTCTGTGTTGGTGTCCCCTCAGTGAATTACCAAAGGACAGCCGTGGAGAACCTTACGTATGTAAAACTCAGAAAGTGAGCTGAGTGAACCAGGTCACTCATAGCTTCCTCTTCTGGTGAAGGGAAGGGGTGCTCTCGCTGTCCTTGAACGCTACCACGTGTAAAGCAGACCTGAGTGCATCAGGTGTCCTAATTcagtagtggtgagaatggggcTAGGGTCTGATAGTGGCCACTGCAGGATTGAAGAAGagtgatattttaaagaaaatacaaagaactgcACCATGGGaggagcctttaaaaaaaaatgggatgcAAGAACACATTGGGGATCGTCACAGTTGGAAACCTGCTGTCCATGTGAGATTCAGGTGCCTGGGCTAGGTGAAGCCAGGGTGTGGAGAGGGTGGTTGAGAGAAGGGAACTGGTTCCCAGAAAGGCCACCTTTTAGGAACAAGAGGGAAGCAGCAGGGTGAGAACTCTATTGAGTAGTTTAGCAATCATTCCTTGTCAGTTTGAGCCAGACAGTAACAAAG
This genomic interval carries:
- the PCGF1 gene encoding polycomb group RING finger protein 1, which encodes MASPQGGQIAIAMRLRNQLQSVYKMDPLRNEEEVRVKIKDLNEHIVCCLCAGYFVDATTITECLHTFCKSCIVKYLQTSKYCPMCNIKIHETQPLLNLKLDRVMQDIVYKLVPGLQDSEEKRIREFYQSRGLDRVTQPSGEEPALSNLGLPFSSFDHSKAHYYRYDEQLSLCLERLSSGKDKNKSILQNKYVRCSVRAEVRHLRRVLCHRLMLNPQHVQLLFDNEVLPDHMTMKQIWLSHWFGKPSPLLLQYSVKEKRR